In one Saccharibacillus brassicae genomic region, the following are encoded:
- a CDS encoding FtsX-like permease family protein translates to MYAVWKLSLANLKKRKIQNSLIALLVLLSTLLLSTSVILISNTDNLFTGMHEKTNGSQDILRLDGGLHDPEKVHAFWEKEPGVSVSKLLPYHTLSGVSHNGSDIPNLLLFMMDTPQRPLGVDELLPARGTLGETPAAGQAWIPTSLAYSHDIAVGDTLSFKTSQGALELNVSAVVVDIPYGGPFSTESRIWMNEADYGGLSASEGAKSSYMMGIRYDNYADRQAHWTAFEQFLGTPYLESVMTFAEISSFYLILNQVIGFVMIFLAVVMMAIALFTIGFTISDAILTQYRTIGVLKSLGLTSGKTIGVYLIQYAFLSAIAIVPGLILSRFLSRIIVDSTLSYLKTDTGQLPLSGMNAAALTGVLIFLLVLLCVWAYGRRARHIAPVQAIRYGMSESDSRRESRGIGASGKSLVGFGSLPAVLVVGARNLLKNIKTSTLMLILAMVTSAVLVLGYVVLSSVMNIQQTSPQWGYDNSDITVRVFDPASFSKTEFEAGLAADDRIKNVSWHSGVTGVIESPERAASEKAEDTMGVVVSIVEGSYDDIGFAVLEGANPVNPNETAIGVNVAKTLSKSLGDTVELYVEGQPHVLTVTGIYQSVANSSNSVRIKSETVQADNPAFSAADVAYINLNDHSQADTVVPELNERYAASISAATQKTLLDSVFREAATTLILPMSFMGALFITVTLIIIYSICLINIRKEIKTYGIYKSIGMSSGQIRRSVALGVSILATVGALLGILLGVYALPVILESILAGYGMVDLPLVFNGASVALIACLSIPAAAAGSWLSSGIIRKTSPRILVVE, encoded by the coding sequence ATGTACGCCGTGTGGAAGCTTAGTCTCGCCAATCTCAAAAAAAGAAAAATCCAGAATTCGCTGATCGCCCTGCTCGTACTGCTGTCCACCCTGCTGCTGTCGACTTCGGTCATTTTGATCTCGAACACCGACAATCTGTTCACGGGCATGCACGAAAAAACGAACGGTTCCCAGGACATTTTGCGCTTGGACGGCGGTCTGCACGACCCGGAGAAGGTACATGCTTTCTGGGAAAAAGAACCCGGCGTGTCCGTGTCGAAGCTGCTTCCCTACCATACGCTGTCGGGCGTCTCGCATAACGGCAGCGACATCCCGAACCTGCTGCTGTTCATGATGGATACGCCACAGCGCCCTCTAGGCGTGGACGAACTGCTGCCCGCGCGCGGCACGCTCGGCGAGACGCCGGCAGCCGGGCAGGCGTGGATTCCGACCTCGCTCGCGTATTCGCACGATATCGCGGTCGGCGATACGCTCTCGTTCAAGACGAGCCAAGGAGCGCTGGAGCTGAACGTGTCGGCGGTCGTCGTCGATATTCCTTACGGCGGCCCGTTCTCGACCGAATCGCGCATCTGGATGAACGAAGCCGACTACGGCGGCCTGTCGGCTTCCGAAGGCGCGAAGTCTTCGTACATGATGGGTATCCGTTACGACAATTACGCCGACCGCCAAGCGCACTGGACGGCGTTCGAGCAGTTTCTCGGCACGCCGTATCTCGAATCGGTCATGACTTTTGCCGAGATCTCTTCGTTCTACCTGATCCTGAACCAGGTTATCGGCTTCGTCATGATCTTCCTCGCCGTCGTGATGATGGCGATCGCGCTGTTCACGATCGGCTTCACGATCTCGGATGCGATCCTGACGCAGTACCGGACGATCGGTGTGCTCAAGTCGCTGGGACTCACTTCCGGCAAAACGATCGGCGTGTATCTGATCCAGTACGCTTTCCTGAGCGCGATCGCGATCGTGCCGGGCTTGATTCTGAGCCGGTTCCTCTCGCGCATCATCGTCGACAGCACGCTGTCGTACCTCAAGACGGATACAGGTCAGCTTCCGCTGAGCGGTATGAACGCGGCGGCGCTGACCGGCGTGCTGATCTTCCTGCTCGTGCTGCTCTGCGTATGGGCTTACGGCAGACGCGCCCGGCACATCGCTCCGGTACAGGCGATCCGCTACGGCATGTCCGAGAGCGACAGCCGGCGGGAATCCCGCGGCATCGGCGCTTCCGGCAAAAGCCTCGTCGGCTTCGGCAGCCTGCCGGCCGTGCTCGTCGTCGGAGCGCGCAATCTGCTCAAAAATATCAAAACGTCCACGCTGATGCTTATTCTCGCCATGGTGACTTCGGCCGTGCTCGTGCTCGGGTACGTCGTGCTGAGCAGCGTCATGAACATTCAGCAGACGTCCCCGCAGTGGGGGTACGACAATTCCGATATTACCGTGCGGGTATTTGATCCGGCTTCGTTCTCCAAAACGGAATTCGAAGCCGGTCTGGCCGCGGACGACCGGATCAAAAACGTCTCCTGGCACAGCGGCGTCACCGGCGTGATCGAATCGCCCGAACGCGCAGCTTCGGAGAAGGCCGAGGACACGATGGGCGTCGTCGTCAGTATCGTCGAAGGCAGCTACGACGATATCGGGTTCGCCGTGCTTGAAGGCGCAAATCCCGTGAACCCGAACGAGACCGCGATCGGCGTGAACGTGGCCAAGACGCTAAGCAAAAGTCTCGGCGACACGGTCGAGCTGTACGTGGAAGGCCAGCCGCATGTGCTGACCGTAACCGGTATCTACCAGTCGGTCGCCAACTCCTCGAACTCGGTCCGGATCAAATCCGAGACGGTTCAAGCGGACAATCCGGCGTTCAGCGCGGCGGACGTCGCCTACATCAACCTGAACGATCACTCCCAGGCGGATACGGTCGTGCCGGAACTGAACGAACGGTATGCCGCTTCAATCAGCGCCGCTACGCAAAAGACGCTGCTTGATTCGGTGTTCCGGGAAGCGGCGACGACGCTTATTCTTCCGATGAGCTTTATGGGCGCCCTGTTTATCACGGTTACGCTGATTATTATCTACAGCATCTGCCTGATCAATATCCGCAAAGAAATCAAAACGTACGGCATCTACAAATCGATCGGCATGTCTTCGGGACAAATCCGGCGCTCCGTGGCGCTCGGCGTGTCGATCCTGGCGACGGTCGGCGCGCTCCTCGGCATCCTGCTCGGCGTGTACGCGCTGCCCGTCATTTTGGAAAGCATCCTGGCCGGATACGGCATGGTCGATCTGCCGCTCGTGTTCAACGGCGCAAGCGTCGCCCTGATCGCCTGCCTGAGTATTCCGGCCGCGGCTGCGGGATCGTGGCTGTCTTCGGGCATTATCCGAAAAACGTCGCCGCGTATCCTCGTAGTCGAGTAA
- a CDS encoding 4'-phosphopantetheinyl transferase family protein produces MTVIHMVRIPDTLDARHLAALSERLSPAKRARLLRFRQPADAYRTLYADLLVRRALLRTFGLRSDEIRFEDGPFGKPFVPDLPTFEFSLSHAGDWAVCAVDDQPIGVDIERMDPIEFEIARTFFSREEYDGLMRTAPEHRLNRFYELWTIKESFIKMTGKGLQTPLDSFSVRKRGETFELHQADGVLPCRVASYSVGDAYKLSACGLGGTLPPKPVALDRSELEHDFL; encoded by the coding sequence ATGACCGTCATTCATATGGTACGCATACCGGACACCCTCGACGCGCGGCATCTGGCCGCGCTGTCCGAACGCCTATCGCCGGCCAAGCGGGCGCGTCTGCTGCGATTTCGGCAGCCGGCCGACGCGTACCGGACGCTGTACGCCGACCTGCTCGTCCGCCGCGCGCTGCTGCGGACGTTCGGGCTGCGCAGCGACGAGATCCGGTTCGAGGACGGCCCGTTCGGCAAGCCGTTCGTCCCGGACCTGCCCACATTCGAATTCAGCTTGTCGCATGCCGGCGACTGGGCGGTCTGCGCCGTCGACGACCAGCCGATCGGCGTCGACATCGAACGGATGGACCCGATCGAGTTCGAGATCGCCCGCACCTTTTTCTCCCGTGAAGAATACGACGGATTGATGCGAACCGCTCCGGAACACCGGCTGAACCGCTTCTACGAACTGTGGACGATCAAGGAAAGCTTCATTAAGATGACCGGCAAAGGACTTCAGACGCCGCTCGATTCGTTCAGCGTGCGCAAGCGCGGGGAAACGTTCGAGCTGCATCAAGCGGACGGCGTTCTCCCCTGCCGCGTCGCTTCGTATTCGGTCGGAGACGCGTACAAGCTGTCCGCATGCGGTCTTGGCGGCACGCTGCCACCCAAGCCTGTCGCCCTTGACCGAAGCGAGCTGGAACACGATTTTCTGTAA
- a CDS encoding ABC transporter ATP-binding protein, protein MNTQMNTEAKKRIAPAAKLRLNGVSHAYGDGEALLTVLDGLSCSVAAGELVAVVGPSGSGKSTFLSIAGALLTPSQGEVWIGGRSLGGLSPRQLAELRLHEIGFIFQGANLLPYLNVEDQLRFVAKLARIDTGQAARRADELLERLGLSERRRHYPDKLSGGERQRVAVARALMNDPSVMLADEPTASLDADRGREVTRLLAERVKAEGKAGIIVTHDERILPYCDRVLRLEQGRLSEERV, encoded by the coding sequence ATGAACACGCAGATGAATACGGAAGCGAAGAAGAGGATCGCGCCGGCCGCGAAACTGCGGCTGAACGGCGTGTCGCACGCCTATGGAGACGGCGAAGCGCTGCTGACCGTGCTGGACGGCTTGTCCTGTTCGGTCGCCGCGGGCGAACTCGTCGCGGTAGTCGGGCCGTCGGGCTCGGGCAAAAGCACGTTTTTGTCGATCGCCGGGGCGCTGTTGACGCCAAGCCAGGGGGAAGTATGGATCGGCGGCCGCAGCCTGGGCGGCCTCAGCCCTCGCCAGCTGGCCGAGCTGCGGCTGCACGAGATCGGGTTTATTTTTCAGGGAGCGAATCTGCTGCCGTACCTGAACGTGGAAGACCAGCTCCGCTTCGTGGCGAAGCTGGCCCGGATCGACACCGGGCAGGCGGCCCGCCGGGCGGACGAACTGCTGGAGCGGCTCGGCCTGTCGGAGCGGCGCCGCCATTACCCGGACAAGCTGTCCGGGGGCGAACGCCAGCGCGTTGCGGTCGCGCGGGCGCTGATGAACGATCCGTCGGTCATGCTGGCCGACGAGCCGACGGCGAGCCTCGACGCGGACCGGGGCCGAGAGGTGACCCGTCTGCTGGCAGAGCGGGTCAAAGCCGAAGGCAAAGCGGGCATCATCGTCACGCACGACGAGCGGATTCTGCCGTACTGCGACCGCGTGCTGCGCTTGGAGCAGGGCCGGCTGAGCGAAGAACGGGTGTGA
- a CDS encoding ABC transporter permease — translation MFLALREIVFSKTRYALIVAIMLMVSFLVLFVTGLANGLGGATSSAVREMPADHFIVQKESDSRFARSSLHSEQVEAAQAVAGPDGAEPLGVQMTTVQREEASGRIDVALFGVRAGGWVVPDVVAGQKLDASRPGTIVADRELEKSGVQIGDTLVDEATGLKWTVGGFAEGRSYSHMPAAWMSESDWAAYRSELMAARGGEADTAYNAIALRVSGAQATALGAAVNDAEVITKAQAISAIPGHKAEQSSLLMMIAFLYVISAFVLAVFFYVITIQKTSQFGILKAIGARTRYLAGSVIAQVFVLSAGSLAISVGLVLILKSILPAAMPFALGAGTIALSCGLFLGVALLGGLVSVVKVARTDALDAIGRAGA, via the coding sequence ATGTTTTTGGCACTGCGAGAAATCGTTTTTTCCAAAACCCGCTATGCGCTGATCGTCGCTATCATGCTGATGGTGTCGTTTCTGGTGCTGTTCGTGACCGGGCTTGCGAACGGCCTGGGCGGCGCGACGTCGTCGGCCGTGCGGGAGATGCCCGCGGATCATTTTATCGTGCAAAAAGAGTCCGATTCCCGCTTCGCGCGGTCTTCGCTGCACAGCGAGCAGGTCGAAGCGGCGCAGGCGGTGGCGGGACCGGACGGCGCGGAGCCGCTCGGCGTCCAGATGACGACCGTGCAGCGAGAAGAAGCGTCCGGGCGGATCGATGTCGCGCTGTTCGGTGTCCGGGCGGGCGGTTGGGTCGTGCCTGACGTCGTCGCGGGGCAGAAGCTGGACGCGTCGCGTCCGGGCACGATCGTCGCCGATCGCGAACTGGAAAAGTCGGGCGTACAGATCGGCGATACGCTCGTCGACGAAGCGACGGGGCTGAAATGGACCGTGGGCGGATTCGCGGAAGGCCGGTCGTACAGCCATATGCCGGCGGCCTGGATGAGTGAAAGCGATTGGGCGGCGTACCGCTCGGAGCTGATGGCGGCGCGCGGCGGCGAAGCCGACACGGCGTACAACGCGATCGCGCTGCGCGTGTCCGGCGCGCAGGCGACAGCGCTGGGCGCGGCGGTGAACGATGCGGAAGTGATCACGAAAGCGCAGGCGATCTCGGCTATTCCGGGTCACAAAGCCGAACAGTCTTCGCTGCTGATGATGATCGCCTTTTTGTACGTGATCTCGGCGTTCGTGCTGGCCGTATTTTTCTACGTGATCACGATTCAGAAAACGAGCCAGTTCGGCATCTTGAAAGCGATCGGCGCCAGAACCCGCTATTTGGCCGGCAGCGTGATCGCCCAGGTGTTCGTGCTGTCGGCGGGCAGCCTCGCGATCAGCGTCGGTCTGGTCCTGATCCTGAAATCGATCCTGCCGGCCGCGATGCCGTTTGCGCTCGGAGCCGGCACGATTGCGCTGAGCTGCGGATTGTTTCTGGGCGTGGCGCTGCTCGGCGGGCTGGTCTCGGTCGTCAAAGTCGCGCGAACGGACGCGCTTGACGCGATCGGGAGGGCGGGAGCATGA
- a CDS encoding sensor histidine kinase gives MKRRIRLPRLGKSLYVRVCLTTLLVVAASALLGFVVSNVHYHVKLKPFNDAKLTGIAYEVKRMAERLPGDADPYLSGAAGLGYELYVTDGQGSEAFYGRDFRELDLDPNVIDEVVAGSEYHGVADFPNRLFITGFFDNRLSNTVGVPLTLGGRPAALFLRPDVILQFGELRSFFAMIGLLTVAFSIALFLVATRYLVKPITRMTGATRRIADGHYDIELPTKRGDEIGQLAGHFMTMSRSLSQAEQSRREFVANVSHEIQSPLTSIRGFASELAAPDLPEDRRIHFASIIGDESRRLSSLARQLLLLSSLDRMEDGLIRSPLRLKTEIRRAVDVLEWQLSDKEIALGLSVPAELAVMGDATLLDQVWVNLLSNAVKHIPAGRSISVTAEADGAECVVRFADTGDGIPPEKLPLLFDRFYRGDPSRADGGSTGLGLAIAKKIVLLHGGTIAAESEAGQGAVFVVRLPKL, from the coding sequence GTGAAGCGGCGAATACGTCTTCCGCGTCTCGGCAAAAGCTTGTACGTACGCGTCTGCCTGACGACGCTGCTCGTCGTCGCCGCAAGCGCGCTGCTCGGCTTTGTCGTCTCGAACGTCCATTATCACGTGAAGCTCAAGCCGTTCAACGACGCCAAGCTGACCGGCATCGCCTACGAAGTCAAACGAATGGCGGAACGGCTGCCCGGCGACGCCGATCCTTATCTGAGCGGCGCGGCCGGGCTCGGCTACGAACTGTACGTGACCGACGGGCAGGGCAGCGAAGCTTTCTACGGCCGGGACTTTCGCGAACTCGACCTCGATCCGAACGTGATCGACGAAGTCGTGGCGGGAAGCGAATACCACGGCGTCGCCGATTTTCCGAACCGCCTGTTCATCACAGGCTTTTTCGACAACCGGCTCAGCAATACGGTCGGCGTTCCGCTTACGCTCGGCGGACGTCCGGCGGCGCTGTTCCTGCGGCCCGACGTCATCTTGCAGTTCGGCGAACTGCGCAGCTTTTTCGCGATGATCGGGCTGCTTACGGTCGCGTTCAGCATCGCGCTGTTTCTCGTCGCGACCCGCTATCTGGTCAAGCCGATCACCCGGATGACCGGCGCGACGCGCCGCATCGCGGACGGCCATTACGATATCGAACTGCCGACGAAGCGCGGCGACGAGATCGGCCAGTTGGCCGGCCACTTCATGACGATGAGCCGCAGCCTGTCGCAGGCGGAACAATCGCGCCGCGAATTCGTGGCCAACGTCTCGCATGAGATCCAGTCGCCGCTGACTTCGATCCGGGGCTTCGCTTCGGAACTGGCGGCGCCCGATCTGCCCGAAGACCGGCGCATCCATTTCGCTTCGATCATCGGGGACGAGAGCCGCCGACTGTCGTCGCTTGCGCGCCAGCTGCTGCTGCTCTCGTCGCTCGACCGGATGGAAGACGGGCTGATCCGCAGCCCGCTCAGGCTGAAGACGGAGATCCGGCGCGCCGTCGACGTGCTGGAATGGCAGCTCAGCGACAAAGAAATCGCGCTGGGCTTGTCTGTCCCGGCCGAGCTTGCGGTGATGGGCGACGCCACGCTGCTTGACCAGGTATGGGTCAACCTGCTGTCGAACGCGGTCAAGCATATTCCGGCCGGCCGCTCGATTTCGGTGACGGCGGAGGCGGACGGCGCCGAATGCGTCGTCCGCTTCGCCGATACGGGCGACGGCATTCCGCCGGAGAAGCTGCCGCTGCTGTTCGACCGGTTCTACCGCGGCGATCCGTCCCGGGCGGACGGCGGCAGTACGGGGCTCGGCCTGGCGATCGCCAAAAAGATCGTGCTGCTGCACGGCGGCACGATTGCGGCCGAGAGCGAAGCGGGGCAGGGCGCCGTCTTCGTCGTCCGCCTGCCCAAACTGTAA
- a CDS encoding response regulator transcription factor codes for MKKVLIADDDAHIRTLLRTVLTQEGYRVFEAEDGDAASRLLAETPVDLAILDVMMPGVNGLDLCTEIRGLYDIPVILLTAREQLADKEAGYAHGTDDYVTKPFEPRELLFRMNALFRRYSLASSEQIKLNRIVIDRQNHEVTDGHTTLLLPLKEFELLAQLAGHPGRLFERGDLIRLVWGADYDGDERTVDVHIKRLRQRFAEHTEDFTIRTVRGIGYKLEVGRR; via the coding sequence GTGAAAAAAGTGCTGATCGCCGACGATGACGCCCATATCCGCACGCTGCTGCGAACGGTGCTGACGCAGGAAGGCTACCGGGTCTTCGAAGCCGAAGACGGGGACGCAGCGTCGCGCCTGCTGGCGGAAACGCCGGTCGATCTGGCGATATTGGACGTCATGATGCCCGGCGTGAACGGGCTTGACCTGTGTACGGAAATTCGCGGCCTGTACGATATTCCGGTCATTTTGCTGACGGCGCGCGAGCAGCTGGCGGACAAGGAAGCCGGCTATGCGCACGGGACGGACGACTACGTCACCAAGCCGTTCGAGCCGAGAGAACTGCTGTTTCGCATGAACGCTTTGTTCCGCCGCTATTCGCTGGCTTCAAGCGAGCAGATCAAGCTGAACCGGATCGTGATCGACCGCCAAAATCACGAAGTGACCGACGGCCATACGACGCTGCTGCTGCCGCTCAAAGAATTCGAGCTGCTTGCGCAGTTGGCCGGGCATCCCGGTCGGCTGTTCGAACGCGGCGATCTGATCCGGCTCGTCTGGGGAGCGGACTACGACGGCGACGAACGGACGGTCGACGTCCATATCAAGCGTCTGCGCCAGCGCTTCGCCGAGCATACGGAAGATTTTACGATCCGCACGGTGCGGGGCATCGGATACAAGCTGGAGGTGGGGCGCAGGTGA
- a CDS encoding TIM barrel protein has product MREGIRLKGGIDDKSFHNRLDYDPEIVELYLTEEDMERTDLIRERIREMRRRGIGAYMHHPSKYRGAYLNILSEEPDMHRFYRESTAELLKICAEEGARCVLHAHYVGMGQAPAEREASIALRAAISAIPGFDSGLLLWEDSTEGLFCYNNPYLIDEVIIPLQLPLNVDVSHTFIGFRGDNDKLCDVLERTAPYARYYHLVDSMGQKHDSLPLGSGLIDWERVKPFVAGKDYIFEINLTGDHTDCSPMVESGAFFARIGS; this is encoded by the coding sequence ATGCGGGAAGGGATACGACTCAAAGGCGGCATCGACGACAAAAGTTTCCACAATCGGCTCGACTACGATCCGGAGATCGTGGAACTGTATTTGACGGAAGAAGACATGGAGCGAACAGACTTGATCCGGGAACGGATCCGGGAGATGCGGCGGCGAGGGATCGGAGCCTATATGCACCATCCTTCGAAATACCGGGGCGCGTATCTGAACATTTTGAGCGAGGAACCGGACATGCACCGGTTCTACCGGGAATCGACGGCGGAGCTGCTGAAGATCTGCGCGGAAGAAGGCGCGAGATGCGTCCTGCACGCGCATTACGTCGGGATGGGACAGGCGCCGGCCGAACGCGAAGCGTCGATCGCGCTGCGCGCAGCGATATCGGCCATTCCCGGCTTCGACAGCGGGCTGCTGCTCTGGGAAGATTCGACGGAAGGACTGTTTTGCTACAACAATCCGTACTTGATCGACGAAGTGATTATTCCGCTGCAGCTGCCGCTGAACGTGGACGTGAGCCATACGTTTATCGGTTTCCGGGGCGACAACGACAAGCTGTGCGACGTGCTGGAACGAACGGCTCCGTACGCGCGTTATTATCATCTGGTGGACAGCATGGGGCAGAAGCACGATTCGCTGCCGCTTGGCTCGGGGTTGATCGACTGGGAGCGGGTGAAACCGTTCGTGGCCGGCAAAGATTATATTTTCGAGATCAATCTGACCGGCGACCATACCGACTGTTCCCCGATGGTGGAGAGCGGCGCGTTTTTCGCACGGATCGGATCTTGA
- a CDS encoding glycoside hydrolase family 43 protein, with protein MTTYNLPNPLIEQRADPFIYKHTDGFYYFIASVPEYDRIELRRSETIAGLREATVKNIWYKHDSGPMSANIWAPEIHAIDGKWYVYFAAAHTSETKEGLFDHRMFVLENDSDNPMEGNWVEQGQVKTKWESFALDATTFEHRGIRYYVWAQKDPEISGNSNLYISEMENPWTLRGEQVCISTPDYDWEKIGFLVNEGAAILKKNGRIFMTFSGSATDYNYCMGLLTADENSDLLDPKSWVKSPNPVFRTCEENGQYGPGHNSFTVSEDGLLDLLVYHGRSYKDIVGDPLYDPNRHTRVQVIHWNEDGTPNFGTPRPDTSAETLARS; from the coding sequence ATGACAACCTACAACCTGCCTAATCCGCTTATCGAACAGCGGGCCGATCCTTTCATCTATAAGCATACCGACGGCTTCTATTATTTTATCGCTTCCGTGCCGGAATACGACCGCATCGAACTGAGACGATCGGAGACGATTGCCGGCCTGCGTGAAGCGACAGTCAAAAATATCTGGTACAAGCACGACAGCGGCCCGATGAGCGCCAATATCTGGGCACCGGAAATTCATGCGATCGACGGCAAATGGTATGTCTACTTCGCCGCGGCCCATACGTCCGAGACGAAGGAAGGTCTGTTCGACCATCGCATGTTTGTTCTCGAAAACGATTCCGATAACCCGATGGAAGGGAATTGGGTCGAACAAGGACAAGTCAAAACGAAATGGGAATCGTTCGCGCTGGACGCGACGACGTTCGAACACCGGGGCATAAGGTATTACGTCTGGGCGCAAAAAGACCCGGAGATCTCCGGCAACTCCAATCTGTACATCTCCGAAATGGAAAACCCGTGGACGCTGCGCGGCGAACAGGTGTGCATCTCCACGCCGGACTACGACTGGGAGAAAATCGGCTTCCTCGTCAACGAAGGCGCCGCTATCCTGAAGAAGAACGGCCGAATCTTCATGACGTTCTCCGGCAGCGCGACCGATTACAATTACTGCATGGGTCTGCTGACCGCCGACGAGAACAGCGATCTGCTCGATCCGAAATCGTGGGTGAAATCGCCGAACCCGGTGTTCCGCACCTGCGAAGAGAACGGGCAGTACGGCCCGGGGCACAACAGCTTCACCGTGTCCGAAGACGGCCTGCTCGACCTGCTCGTCTACCACGGCCGCAGCTACAAAGACATCGTCGGCGATCCGCTGTACGACCCGAACCGCCATACGCGGGTGCAGGTCATCCACTGGAACGAAGACGGGACGCCGAACTTCGGGACGCCGAGACCCGACACGTCGGCGGAGACGCTGGCCCGCTCGTAA
- a CDS encoding carbohydrate ABC transporter permease: MSNPVMDLDKSALAVGRKRAKIGVSQIVAYVFLGLLCLIWIIPIVFGITTSFRSQTEVVSTGFRLLPVNWIMDNYTAILQNTSTAPILRWLTNSIVIATSHTLLVVVVISLTGYGYSRMQFRGRNVLFFTLLGISFFPGVVNLIPSYKIIDALGWVNTSWAMIIPGLAGMGNIFLVRQFMLGIPKDLDESAKVDGASDFRIYFSIMLPLIKPVLIVCALFSFTGSWNDFLWPVIVYTDVDKMPVTAGLLLLQDIYGNYRMIGQLMGSAILAIIPTLALFLFAQKYFVQSINLNSGIKG, translated from the coding sequence ATGTCAAACCCCGTAATGGATTTGGATAAAAGCGCGTTGGCCGTCGGCCGCAAGCGCGCGAAAATCGGCGTCTCGCAGATCGTGGCCTATGTATTCCTCGGGCTGCTCTGCCTGATCTGGATCATTCCGATCGTGTTCGGAATCACGACTTCGTTCCGATCGCAGACCGAAGTGGTCAGCACCGGTTTCCGGCTGCTGCCGGTTAACTGGATTATGGACAATTATACCGCGATTTTACAAAATACGTCGACGGCGCCGATTCTGCGCTGGTTGACCAACTCGATCGTGATCGCGACCTCGCATACGCTGCTCGTCGTCGTCGTCATTTCCTTGACCGGCTACGGCTACTCGCGCATGCAGTTCAGAGGACGCAACGTGCTGTTCTTCACGCTGCTGGGCATCTCGTTTTTCCCGGGAGTCGTGAACCTGATTCCTTCGTACAAAATTATCGACGCTTTGGGCTGGGTCAACACGTCCTGGGCGATGATCATTCCGGGCCTTGCGGGCATGGGCAATATCTTTCTCGTGCGCCAGTTCATGCTTGGCATTCCGAAAGACCTGGATGAATCCGCCAAAGTCGACGGCGCCAGCGATTTCCGTATCTATTTCTCGATCATGCTGCCGCTGATCAAGCCGGTCCTGATCGTCTGCGCCCTGTTCTCGTTTACCGGTTCGTGGAACGACTTCCTGTGGCCGGTCATCGTGTACACCGACGTCGACAAAATGCCGGTTACCGCAGGTCTGCTGCTGCTGCAGGACATCTACGGCAACTACCGCATGATTGGCCAGCTGATGGGCTCCGCGATTCTGGCGATCATCCCGACGCTCGCGCTGTTCCTGTTTGCCCAGAAATATTTCGTTCAGTCCATTAATTTGAACTCCGGCATCAAAGGCTAA
- a CDS encoding carbohydrate ABC transporter permease, which translates to MKKKLNLAPALFVGPHLILFLVFIVIPTLYGIYASFTQWNLAGSPNWVGFSNYSTILFDTSSTFHTQFFNGLKNTLLFVLFTVPPLIVLPLMIAVALSHKKLKGKTFIQSVLYVPGLISISASALIFTLIFNKQLGVTSNIFGSTIAWATHQPYAWLTIIVLTIWGGIGGNMIIYRASISGVAEELYESAELDGAGPIRKFFSITLPSINFPLIYTFVMTTAGAFNVFGQPLMMTDGGPQQSTSVLMMYIRQLAFGSGESIAGMASAMAVLLGLVILIISALQYYVMNRNAN; encoded by the coding sequence ATGAAAAAAAAGCTGAATCTGGCGCCCGCCTTATTCGTGGGACCGCATTTGATCTTGTTCCTGGTCTTCATCGTTATTCCGACGCTTTACGGCATTTACGCTTCGTTCACGCAGTGGAATCTGGCCGGTTCGCCGAACTGGGTAGGGTTTTCCAACTACAGCACCATCCTGTTCGACACGTCGTCGACGTTCCATACGCAGTTTTTTAACGGATTGAAAAATACGCTATTGTTCGTCCTGTTCACCGTACCGCCGCTCATCGTTCTTCCATTGATGATCGCGGTCGCGCTTTCGCACAAAAAGCTCAAAGGCAAAACGTTTATTCAATCCGTACTCTACGTGCCGGGCCTGATCTCCATCTCGGCTTCCGCGCTGATCTTCACGCTGATCTTCAACAAGCAGCTCGGCGTCACGAGCAACATCTTCGGCTCCACGATCGCCTGGGCGACGCATCAGCCTTACGCCTGGCTAACGATTATCGTGCTGACGATCTGGGGCGGAATCGGCGGCAACATGATTATCTACCGCGCTTCGATCAGCGGAGTGGCGGAAGAACTGTACGAATCCGCCGAGCTTGACGGTGCCGGTCCGATCCGCAAATTTTTCAGCATCACGCTGCCTTCGATCAACTTCCCGTTAATCTATACGTTCGTCATGACGACGGCCGGCGCGTTCAACGTCTTCGGCCAACCGCTGATGATGACCGACGGCGGTCCCCAGCAGAGTACGTCGGTACTGATGATGTATATTCGCCAGCTCGCGTTCGGCAGCGGCGAATCGATCGCGGGGATGGCTTCGGCGATGGCGGTACTGCTCGGTCTCGTTATTCTGATCATCTCGGCCCTGCAGTATTATGTCATGAACCGCAACGCAAACTGA